One Littorina saxatilis isolate snail1 linkage group LG12, US_GU_Lsax_2.0, whole genome shotgun sequence genomic region harbors:
- the LOC138982688 gene encoding lipid droplet-regulating VLDL assembly factor AUP1-like, with the protein MATVNVEKIVILNRFQNGLSLIPLIFYIPIGVLLMVLRCFIFIHALIIYYFLSKISFVHSVLLRLMFTVCGFVVTTNGSIRSDRQQLVLVANHMTSLDPFILNLVMHYILVVEASAHRGDFTVMCNQVAISGELSKDDCVQLIKKTVEGQQALSLGSTLPVLLFPEGGRANSILGLMKFRTLPFQLGAAIQPIGIIAKRWFFDINISTYSSPWWADLLFSFFVPFTVYSIKFMPLTERRESESSDQFCERVQSNLARGLGVCSTEVTPADVKDFMKDRRETRTLRSASSVVTPPSSGPTPSHPEQTKAKQQQPEEVTSSDPALNVMLKHVREVLPHATTRAVLQDLEQTRDVDVTITNILEGRVDLEQKPPSPPQQSASEKELDATTFKASSFHKQAPARQMSLQERKQAMLDTARQRYKEKHGIP; encoded by the exons ATGGCAACTGTGAACGTTGAGAAAATTGTCATTCTGAACAG GTTCCAGAATGGTTTGAGTTTAATACCACTGATTTTCTACATTCCCATTGGTGTGTTGCTGATGGTCCTACGGTGTTTTATCTTCATCCATGCACTCATCATTTACTATTTTCTATCCAAAATATCTTTTGTTCACAG TGTGCTACTGCGCTTGATGTTCACTGTGTGTGGCTTTGTGGTGACGACCAATGGAAGCATCAGGTCTGACCGGCAGCAACTGGTCCTGGTTGCAAACCACATGACCAGCCTTGATCCTTTCATTCTTAACCTCGTCATGCATTACATTTTG GTTGTGGAAGCGTCAGCTCATCGTGGTGACTTCACAGTGATGTGCAACCAGGTGGCAATCTCTGGGGAACTGAGCAAAGACGACTGCGTGCAGTTGATCAAGAAAACCGTGGAGGGTCAGCAAGCTCTGTCACTAG GTTCCACGTTGCCCGTTCTGTTATTCCCGGAAGGAGGAAGAGCCAACAGCATCCTCGGGCTGATGAAATTCAG AACTCTGCCATTTCAGCTTGGAGCTGCCATACAGCCT attGGCATCATTGCAAAGAGGTGGTTCTTTGACATCAATATT TCGACATACAGCAGCCCATGGTGGGCAGACCTTCTCTTCAGTTTCTTCGTTCCCTTCACAGTCTACAGCATCAA GTTTATGCCCCTGACTGAGCGGAGGGAGTCAGAGAGCAGCGATCAGTTTTGTGAGAGAGTGCAGTCGAACCTAGCCAGGGGGCTGGGTGTGTGTTCCACCGAAGTGACTCCGgctgacgtcaaagactttatGAAAGACAGGCGAGAGACCAGGACACTTCGGTCAGCATCTTCCGTGGTGACGCCTCCATCATCTG GGCCGACTCCCAGTCATCCTGAGCAGACGAAGGCCAAGCAGCAACAGCCGGAGGAGGTGACGTCATCCGATCCTGCCCTGAACGTGATGTTGAAGCACGTGAGGGAAGTCTTGCCGCATGCCACCACTCGTGCTGTGCTGCAGGACTTAG AGCAAACGCGTGATGTAGACGTAACGATAACCAACATTTTAGAAGGGCGCGTGGACTTGGAGCAGAAACCTCCATCACCACCCCAGCAATCTGCTTCAGAAAAAGAA CTTGACGCCACGACCTTCAAGGCGTCGTCTTTCCACAAGCAAGCCCCGGCGCGTCAGATGTCCCTGCAGGAGAGAAAGCAAGCCATGCTGGACACGGCCCGACAGCGATACAAAGAGAAACACGGCATTCCctga
- the LOC138983186 gene encoding uncharacterized protein, with amino-acid sequence MADKNSKSKGKLVSLLSSPGKEKDKDKSKSKSKTRASVTSSQATSLILVTDPVTKKTERVSLDSTSPSPVFPTQERSTSPLSRSQTPRSSESVSREEILAMFATLKHDLVALHSAERPVAPLPPGVGGVASLSRLRPSATITSADLGPDFSGLVADSPAFSGGFAALAPPGSSASALGGVCGSPHLFGGSHLPAGPGYALASPGSQTAPPRQYTVHHVAGALGSGEARQPAPLGSVSAVPASGGQAAASCLSSSGLQDSVGGHRPVALGPAAAVPGSSSQGVGSSGCPSGLPVGPARGLSSSTSGCAVAGTSGGGQRASGSGGSVPAIPSLVTHRLPAPTSGSAAAVPVVGGAVGGQFAALPSIVQPTLATSASVDGWVSGLPDPPSDGDQEGFGEEQEGDEDCSESVTPLRIPNKLGPTLELAAEITSRYFPEGVSADSTVVAPPPSALADFAGAGDTKAKFRFIESPSVPFVMAQVLADANTPYPLLAAHGEAPPSAQPWLASAQAGGGLPANSRRSRLPSRPHSLLSSFSLPTAPLPVTPELARLRQDGYSRDRTAVCTEQSLLGLEESGRSSLELTSLAETLIRSLTRAIASSIEPFRFRDDAIEADAAMLLAALAKVTDSQMTLAARLYSQVVFWRREAFLNGSRLTDKATIDSLRVSPFSEGALLGSRSLDALRQQTEEARDHHVVQLTELALKQHGNKPRSSAPAAGKSSGQKSSQAGRGGSRSRPY; translated from the coding sequence ATGGCGGACAAAAACTCTAAAAGCAAGGGCAAACTTGTTTCTCTGCTCTCTTCACCGGGGAAAGAGAAGGATAAGGACAAGTCTAAGTCTAAATCAAAGACGCGTGCCTCTGTAACTTCGTCACAGGCTACGTCTTTAATTCTGGTTACTGACCCGGTGACTAAGAAAACAGAACGGGTTTCGCTTGACTCCACGTCACCGTCACCGGTTTTTCCTACGCAGGAACGCTCTACTTCTCCTCTCTCGCGCTCGCAGACGCCACGGTCTAGCGAGTCCGTGTCTCGGGAAGAAATTTTGGCAATGTTTGCTACTTTGAAGCATGACCTAGTTGCCTTACATTCTGCGGAAAGACCTGTCGCTCCCCTCCCGCCTGGCGTGGGGGGGGTGGCCTCTCTTTCTAGGCTGCGGCCGTCAGCGACGATCACGTCGGCTGATCTCGGGCCGGATTTTTCTGGTTTGGTTGCGGATTCCCCTGCCTTTTCAGGGGGGTTCGCGGCCTTAGCGCCGCCCGGTTCCAGCGCTTCGGCGTTGGGCGGCGTTTGTGGGAGTCCCCATCTTTTTGGGGGCTCACACTTGCCTGCGGGCCCGGGTTACGCTCTTGCGTCGCCGGGTTCGCAGACGGCTCCTCCCCGGCAGTACACCGTCCATCACGTGGCGGGTGCGCTAGGGAGCGGCGAAGCGCGCCAGCCTGCCCCCCTGGGATCAGTTTCGGCTGTCCCGGCCTCTGGGGGGCAGGCAGCAGCGTCTTGTTTGTCCAGCTCTGGCCTACAAGATTCTGTCGGCGGTCATCGACCTGTAGCTCTTGGTCCGGCTGCCGCCGTTCCTGGTTCGAGTTCGCAGGGGGTAGGCTCCTCTGGTTGCCCCTCGGGGCTTCCGGTCGGGCCTGCCCGCGGGTTGTCGTCCTCGACTTCCGGTTGTGCTGTGGCAGGCACTTCCGGTGGAGGACAGCGGGCTAGTGGTTCCGGTGGCAGTGTCCCTGCTATCCCGTCCCTGGTTACGCATCGACTTCCGGCCCCGACTTCCGGTTCCGCCGCGGCGGTTCCGGTTGTCGGCGGTGCTGTTGGTGGACAGTTTGCGGCGCTTCCGTCTATTGTTCAACCGACTTTAGCCACTTCCGCTTCCGTGGACGGgtgggtttccggtttgccggaCCCTCCTTCTGATGGAGATCAGGAAGGTTTTGGAGAGGAACAGGAAGGGGATGAGGATTGCTCTGAATCTGTTACCCCCTTACGGATTCCCAATAAACTGGGCCCTACTCTGGAGTTGGCTGCGGAGATAACCTCACGGTACTTCCCTGAGGGTGTCTCCGCCGATTCTACTGTGGTCGCACCCCCTCCTTCTGCTTTGGCAGATTTTGCGGGCGCGGGGGACACGAAGGCGAAGTTCCGGTTCATTGAATCTCCTTCCGTCCCTTTTGTGATGGCTCAGGTGTTGGCGGACGCTAACACACCCTACCCTCTCTTGGCTGCTCATGGAGAAGCCCCCCCGTCTGCTCAGCCTTGGTTAGCCTCGGCTCAGGCAGGCGGCGGCCTCCCAGCTAATTCAAGAAGATCGCGGCTGCCTAGCAGGCCACATTCTCTTCTCTCCTCGTTTTCGCTGCCCACAGCTCCACTTccggtgactccggaactgGCTCGCTTACGGCAGGACGGTTATAGCCGAGATAGGACTGCCGTGTGTACGGAACAGAGTCTACTCGGGCTGGAGGAGAGCGGGCGTTCTTCCCTCGAACTGACCTCCTTAGCGGAAACGCTCATCCGGTCTCTCACGAGAGCCATCGCTTCGTCCATCGAACCTTTTAGGTTCCGTGACGATGCCATTGAGGCTGATGCTGCCATGCTCTTGGCGGCCCTCGCGAAGGTCACTGACAGTCAGATGACTCTTGCTGCTCGGCTCTACTCTCAGGTTGTGTTTTGGAGGCGCGAGGCTTTTCTTAACGGCTCACGCCTGACGGATAAGGCCACCATAGACTCTTTGAGAGTCTCTCCCTTCTCAGAGGGTGCGTTGCTGGGATCACGCTCTTTGGATGCCCTCCGGCAGCAAACGGAGGAGGCTCGTGACCATCATGTGGTGCAACTGACGGAACTCGCTCTTAAGCAGCACGGTAACAAACCACGGAGTTCTGCACCAGCTGCGGGCAAGTCCTCGGGGCAGAAGTCGTCTCAGGCAGGTAGGGGTGGTTCACGTTCCCGCCCTTACTAG